One window from the genome of Magnolia sinica isolate HGM2019 chromosome 4, MsV1, whole genome shotgun sequence encodes:
- the LOC131244001 gene encoding arginyl-tRNA--protein transferase 2-like isoform X1: MADKMENEASSSGGGSRGESIVIDHGRFLSPCGYCNSGGFTSCSHGLQAHSITVDDYQELLDRGWRRSGSILYKPEMELTCCPSYTIRLKARDFVPNKEQIRVSRRMQRFLDGTLNMKKPDKVEDEPNSCRDLGSLVSNASSSTMVSKSIAKESPAGGCGEKHRAEEYIQYLSSRVDNAVRTCVERGEIPSSVRLPKAIVKKVTPLAKKKLIEICGDLLYTSNISFQIAAVLRRSQSAEKDANQLGLSKSNVTESGQLLEVSPKLVAEILACLLDQQGDLSSLLIKACNGHLNFYSNTTEIGSHEASANFSSSAQSSGGSGAKAKCSIVIDNHGFSQHKRRRLDICLKRSSFDPEEYALYRRYQIRVHNDKPAEVTEISYKEFLVDTPIVFVPPSGDGTVPPCGFGSFHQQYVIDGQLVAVGVVDILPRCLSSKYLFWDPDLAFLSLGNYSALQEINWVKETQAHCPSLQYYYLGYYIHSCSKMRYKAAYRPSELLCPLRYQWVPFDTAKPLLDKKSYVVLSDFANLENWASSPLQAAENAIEQACIQPCQGDQIESHREEESPSEEDEEMNPDFEVDFGPETSGMEVVHELEADDISNIVLDLHGVRLKYKDLQRAFHPSGKKRNMDSLELQLHRYMRAVGAGLSRCMVYSL; encoded by the exons GTTTACAGGCTCACAGCATTACAGTTGATGACTACCAAG AACTTCTTGACCGAGGCTGGAGGAGATCTGGGTCAATTCTTTACAAACCTGAGATGGAATTGACATGCTGCCCCTCATATACCATCCGTCTCAAGGCACGTGATTTTGTTCCCAATAAAGAGCAAATTCGTGTGTCGAGACGAATGCAAAG GTTTTTAGATGGCACACTCAATATGAAAAAGCCAGACAAGGTTGAGGATGAGCCCAACTCTTGTCGGGATCTAGGCAGCTTGGTCAGTAATGCATCTTCAAGCACAATGGTGTCAAAATCCATCGCAAAGGAATCCCCTGCTGGGGGTTGTGGAGAGAAACATAGGGCTGAAGAATATATTCAGTATTTATCCAGCAGAGTTGATAATGCTGTAAGGACATGTGTGGAAAGGGGTGAAATTCCTTCTTCTGTTCGACTCCCCAAGGCTATTGTTAAAAAAGTGACACCACTAGCCAAGAAGAAGCTAATTGAAATATGTGGAGATCTATTGTACACTAGCAACATTTCATTTCAGATTGCAGCAGTGCTGAGACGGTCTCAATCGGCAGAAAAGGATGCTAACCAATTAGGGTTATCAAAGAGCAATGTTACTGAAAGTGGGCAACTGCTGGAGGTTTCACCTAAACTTGTTGCAGAGATACTTGCATGCTTGTTAGATCAGCAGGGAGACCTCTCCAGCCTGTTAATCAAAGCTTGCAATGGGCACCTTAATTTTTATTCCAATACCACTGAAATCGGTTCACATGAAGCATCTGCCAATTTCAGCTCTTCTGCCCAATCTTCTGGAGGCAGTGGAGCTAAAGCCAAATGCAGTATTGTGATTGATAACCATGGCTTCTCTCAACATAAAAGGCGAAGACTTGACATTTGTTTGAAAAGGTCAAGTTTTGATCCTGAAGAATATGCTTTATATAGAAGATATCAAATTCGAGTGCATAACGATAAACCAGCTGAAGTCACGGAAATCTCATACAAAGAATTTTTGGTGGACACTCCCATAGTTTTTGTTCCACCATCTGGTGATGGGACTGTTCCACCTTGTGGTTTTGGTTCTTTCCATCAGCAGTATGTGATTGATGGGCAACTTGTTGCAGTTGGTGTGGTGGATATCCTTCCGAGATGTTTGTCAAGCAAATATTTGTTCTGGGACCCAGATCTTGCCTTCTTATCACTTGGGAATTATTCAGCTCTGCAAGAAATAAATTGGGTCAAGGAGACTCAAGCCCACTGTCCTAGTCTTCAGTACTATTATCTTGGTTATTATATTCATTCCTGCAGCAAGATGAGATACAAAGCCGCATACCGTCCATCTGAACTTCTATGCCCACTTCGTTACCA GTGGGTTCCATTTGATACTGCAAAGCCATTACTGGATAAAAAATCATATGTTGTCCTATCTGATTTTGCAAACTTGGAgaattgggcatcttccccactCCAGGCTGCAGAAAATGCCATTGAACAAGCATGCATTCAGCCTTGTCAAGGGGACCAGATTGAGTCTCATAGAGAGGAAGAGTCTCCTAGTGAGGAAGACGAGGAAATGAATCCTGATTTTGAAGTTGACTTCGGCCCAGAAACCAGTGGCATGGAAGTTGTGCATGAATTGGAAGCTGACGACATTAGTAATATTGTTTTGGATTTGCATGGGGTTCGTCTGAAATACAAG GATTTACAACGAGCATTTCATCCCAGCGGCAAAAAGAGGAATATGGATTCGTTAGAACTGCAATTGCATAGATACATGAGAGCAGTGGGTGCTGGACTCTCCCGTTGCATGGTTTACTCCCTTTGA
- the LOC131244001 gene encoding arginyl-tRNA--protein transferase 1-like isoform X2, translating into MKKPDKVEDEPNSCRDLGSLVSNASSSTMVSKSIAKESPAGGCGEKHRAEEYIQYLSSRVDNAVRTCVERGEIPSSVRLPKAIVKKVTPLAKKKLIEICGDLLYTSNISFQIAAVLRRSQSAEKDANQLGLSKSNVTESGQLLEVSPKLVAEILACLLDQQGDLSSLLIKACNGHLNFYSNTTEIGSHEASANFSSSAQSSGGSGAKAKCSIVIDNHGFSQHKRRRLDICLKRSSFDPEEYALYRRYQIRVHNDKPAEVTEISYKEFLVDTPIVFVPPSGDGTVPPCGFGSFHQQYVIDGQLVAVGVVDILPRCLSSKYLFWDPDLAFLSLGNYSALQEINWVKETQAHCPSLQYYYLGYYIHSCSKMRYKAAYRPSELLCPLRYQWVPFDTAKPLLDKKSYVVLSDFANLENWASSPLQAAENAIEQACIQPCQGDQIESHREEESPSEEDEEMNPDFEVDFGPETSGMEVVHELEADDISNIVLDLHGVRLKYKDLQRAFHPSGKKRNMDSLELQLHRYMRAVGAGLSRCMVYSL; encoded by the exons ATGAAAAAGCCAGACAAGGTTGAGGATGAGCCCAACTCTTGTCGGGATCTAGGCAGCTTGGTCAGTAATGCATCTTCAAGCACAATGGTGTCAAAATCCATCGCAAAGGAATCCCCTGCTGGGGGTTGTGGAGAGAAACATAGGGCTGAAGAATATATTCAGTATTTATCCAGCAGAGTTGATAATGCTGTAAGGACATGTGTGGAAAGGGGTGAAATTCCTTCTTCTGTTCGACTCCCCAAGGCTATTGTTAAAAAAGTGACACCACTAGCCAAGAAGAAGCTAATTGAAATATGTGGAGATCTATTGTACACTAGCAACATTTCATTTCAGATTGCAGCAGTGCTGAGACGGTCTCAATCGGCAGAAAAGGATGCTAACCAATTAGGGTTATCAAAGAGCAATGTTACTGAAAGTGGGCAACTGCTGGAGGTTTCACCTAAACTTGTTGCAGAGATACTTGCATGCTTGTTAGATCAGCAGGGAGACCTCTCCAGCCTGTTAATCAAAGCTTGCAATGGGCACCTTAATTTTTATTCCAATACCACTGAAATCGGTTCACATGAAGCATCTGCCAATTTCAGCTCTTCTGCCCAATCTTCTGGAGGCAGTGGAGCTAAAGCCAAATGCAGTATTGTGATTGATAACCATGGCTTCTCTCAACATAAAAGGCGAAGACTTGACATTTGTTTGAAAAGGTCAAGTTTTGATCCTGAAGAATATGCTTTATATAGAAGATATCAAATTCGAGTGCATAACGATAAACCAGCTGAAGTCACGGAAATCTCATACAAAGAATTTTTGGTGGACACTCCCATAGTTTTTGTTCCACCATCTGGTGATGGGACTGTTCCACCTTGTGGTTTTGGTTCTTTCCATCAGCAGTATGTGATTGATGGGCAACTTGTTGCAGTTGGTGTGGTGGATATCCTTCCGAGATGTTTGTCAAGCAAATATTTGTTCTGGGACCCAGATCTTGCCTTCTTATCACTTGGGAATTATTCAGCTCTGCAAGAAATAAATTGGGTCAAGGAGACTCAAGCCCACTGTCCTAGTCTTCAGTACTATTATCTTGGTTATTATATTCATTCCTGCAGCAAGATGAGATACAAAGCCGCATACCGTCCATCTGAACTTCTATGCCCACTTCGTTACCA GTGGGTTCCATTTGATACTGCAAAGCCATTACTGGATAAAAAATCATATGTTGTCCTATCTGATTTTGCAAACTTGGAgaattgggcatcttccccactCCAGGCTGCAGAAAATGCCATTGAACAAGCATGCATTCAGCCTTGTCAAGGGGACCAGATTGAGTCTCATAGAGAGGAAGAGTCTCCTAGTGAGGAAGACGAGGAAATGAATCCTGATTTTGAAGTTGACTTCGGCCCAGAAACCAGTGGCATGGAAGTTGTGCATGAATTGGAAGCTGACGACATTAGTAATATTGTTTTGGATTTGCATGGGGTTCGTCTGAAATACAAG GATTTACAACGAGCATTTCATCCCAGCGGCAAAAAGAGGAATATGGATTCGTTAGAACTGCAATTGCATAGATACATGAGAGCAGTGGGTGCTGGACTCTCCCGTTGCATGGTTTACTCCCTTTGA
- the LOC131244002 gene encoding protein yippee-like: protein MGRLYLINLEGKIYSCKHCQTHFALYEDIVSKSFHCKHGKAYLFSKVVNVSVGVKEDRLMMTGMHTVADIFCVGCGSIVGWKYEAAHVKSQKYKEGKFILERFKVSGPGGTNYWASDEAQIGGSDADDA from the exons aTGGGTAGGCTTTATTTGATCAATCTGGAAGGTAAGATCTACAGTTGCAAGCACTGCCAGACCCATTTCGCGCTTTACGAAGACATCGTCTCCAAG TCTTTTCATTGCAAGCATGGGAAGGCTTATCTCTTCAGTAAGGT TGTCAATGTCTCAGTGGGAGTGAAAGAAGACCGGTTAATGATGACAGGAATGCACACAGTTGCTGACATATTTTGTGTCGGTTGTGGGTCGATCGTGGGGTGGAAATAT GAGGCTGCACATGTGAAAAGCCAGAAGTACAAGGAAGGGAAGTTCATCCTGGAGAG GTTCAAAGTGTCAGGCCCTGGTGGAACCAACTACTGGGCCAGCGATGAAGCTCAGATTGGCGGAAGTGATGCTGATGATGCTTGA
- the LOC131244003 gene encoding uncharacterized protein LOC131244003, producing MGTLNFLWLITKKAVTGALIGLTISDRYASVVPVRGISMHPTFNPNSNTFSGSFTGDLVLVDKFCLTKYKFTHGDVVVFRSPKNHKETLVKRLIAIPGDWIRIPESYEILKIPEGHCWVEGDNSAFSMDSRSFGPIPLALVQGRVTHVIWPPQRIGEVERKFPTGRISSH from the exons ATGGGAACGTTGAATTTTCTGTGGTTAATCACAAAGAAGGCCGTAACAGGTGCACTAATAGGCCTCACAATTTCAGACCGGTATGCCAGTGTTGTTCCTGTGCGGGGCATCTCCATGCATCCTACATTCAATCCGAACAGCAATACCTTTTCTGGGTCATTCACAG GTGACCTTGTTCTGGTGGATAAATTTTGCCTTACAAAATACAAGTTTACACATGGAGATGTGGTAGTCTTTAG GTCCCCTAAGAACCACAAGGAGACGTTGGTGAAGAGATTAATTGCCATACCAGGTGACTGGATCAGAATCCCCGAATCATATGAGATACTGAAGATCCCTGAAGGGCATTGCTGGGTCGAGGGTGACAACTCAGCTTTTAGCATGGATTCAAGATCTTTTGGCCCG ATTCCTTTGGCTTTAGTTCAAGGGAGGGTGACCCATGTAATCTGGCCGCCACAGAGGATTGGAGAAGTGGAGAGAAAATTTCCAACAGGGAGAATTTCATCCCATTGA